One region of Gossypium raimondii isolate GPD5lz chromosome 6, ASM2569854v1, whole genome shotgun sequence genomic DNA includes:
- the LOC105772587 gene encoding E3 ubiquitin-protein ligase ATL42, translating to MIQSMLISLVLIFLFLVVVDAQSYSSETDAISGDAVSNFQPSLAVVIGILCVMFALTFFLLVYAKFCHSAATVHADHHRRILNRTRSRSSGIDKKVVESLPFFKFSSLKGSKQGLECAVCLSKFEDIEILRLLPQCKHGFHIDCIDQWLEKHSSCPLCRQKVNANDPTIFTYTNSMRFSMNQSELREDSNIELYVQREQEHHGSSRFSIGTSFRKSEKGDIETKVLIQEDDDDDGFHKVNHKIIVSDVVLQNRWSSVSSSDLMFLSSEMLNDMSSNRFVSLDINKEQCTKTRTIENEGITKIKRELEIKRLLNKPVSTPDVAFTSDSAASTSHAASRITNQVEKRSMSDITALSRFRDDGRRNRKSECSLPERYTEEERRRLLWLPIARRTVQWFANRERCEQQIQGPTHHLDV from the coding sequence ATGATTCAATCTATGTTGATCAGTTTAGttcttattttcctttttttggttGTTGTTGATGCACAATCGTATTCAAGTGAGACTGATGCAATTTCAGGAGATGCtgtctcaaatttccaaccgaGCCTGGCGGTTGTCATAGGTATACTCTGTGTCATGTTTGCCTTGACGTTTTTCCTGCTTGTCTATGCCAAATTCTGTCACAGTGCAGCAACGGTTCATGCTGATCATCATCGTCGAATACTCAACCGAACAAGGTCTCGGTCCTCGGGGATCGACAAGAAAGTTGTGGAATCGCTTCCTTTCTTTAAGTTCTCTTCACTTAAAGGATCAAAACAAGGGCTTGAATGCGCAGTCTGCTTATCAAAATTCGAAGATATTGAGATCCTAAGGTTGCTGCCTCAATGCAAACATGGCTTTCACATTGATTGTATTGATCAATGGCTAGAAAAGCACTCAAGTTGCCCTCTTTGCAGGCAGAAGGTCAACGCTAATGACCCAACAATCTTTACATATACAAACAGCATGCGGTTCTCAATGAACCAATCTGAGCTAAGAGAAGACTCCAACATAGAGCTGTATGTCCAGAGAGAGCAAGAGCATCACGGCTCATCAAGGTTCAGCATCGGAACCAGTTTCAGAAAATCCGAGAAGGGTGATATTGAAACCAAAGTTCTAATCCAagaggatgatgatgatgatggattCCATAAGGTCAATCATAAGATCATTGTATCTGATGTAGTTTTGCAAAACCGGTGGAGCAGTGTAAGTTCATCCGACCTGATGTTCTTGAGCTCAGAGATGCTTAACGACATGTCGAGCAACAGATTTGTGTCCCTGGACATAAACAAGGAGCAGTGTACGAAAACAAGGACAATCGAAAACGAAGGAATTACGAAGATCAAAAGGGAATTGGAGATAAAGAGACTGTTAAACAAGCCAGTTTCAACTCCTGATGTGGCTTTCACATCGGATTCAGCAGCTAGTACGAGTCATGCTGCATCAAGGATTACTAACCAAGTTGAGAAAAGATCAATGTCGGATATCACTGCTTTATCGAGGTTTCGAGACGATGGTAGGAGGAACAGAAAAAGTGAGTGTTCATTGCCTGAAAGGTACACAGAGGAGGAAAGGAGAAGGCTGCTTTGGTTGCCAATAGCTAGAAGAACAGTGCAATGGTTTGCCAATAGAGAAAGGTGTGAACAACAAATTCAGGGTCCAACACACCATTTAGATGTTTGA